The Salinibaculum sp. SYNS191 genome has a window encoding:
- a CDS encoding coiled-coil protein, producing MVDSIDESKNVELTDDNLENNSKGELIKLAGKLRDRRNELNQLASERASDRDDLNAKTREKVDEAQEHREKRDELNEQVQEHKEKRNELNAKANELFDEVEELKNDLKLDEGKSIEQLEEEIEDLEFKQQTEVLGAEEERELIEKIEDKREKLQDKKEKLDQNADLEDLEAEAEEVRAEASKHHQKVTELADEAQKHHNQMIEAYREADDIRDEADEMHEKFVDAQEAADRHHEDFVRVQKRLRELDKKEEEAEREQREEKEEAAREEAEEIYQKFKEGETLDTEDLMKLQKTGLL from the coding sequence ATGGTAGACTCGATAGACGAATCAAAGAACGTAGAACTGACAGACGACAACCTCGAAAACAACTCCAAAGGGGAGCTCATCAAGCTCGCCGGCAAGCTCCGCGACCGACGCAACGAGCTGAACCAGCTCGCCTCGGAGCGCGCCTCCGACCGCGACGACCTGAACGCGAAGACTCGCGAGAAGGTCGACGAGGCCCAGGAACACCGCGAGAAGCGCGACGAGCTCAACGAGCAGGTCCAGGAGCACAAGGAGAAGCGCAACGAGCTCAACGCGAAGGCCAACGAACTCTTCGACGAGGTCGAGGAGCTCAAAAACGACCTCAAGCTCGACGAGGGCAAGTCCATCGAACAGCTCGAAGAGGAGATCGAGGACCTGGAGTTCAAACAGCAGACCGAGGTCCTCGGTGCCGAGGAGGAGCGGGAACTCATCGAGAAAATCGAGGACAAGCGCGAGAAGCTCCAGGACAAGAAGGAGAAGCTCGACCAGAACGCCGACCTCGAGGACCTCGAAGCCGAGGCCGAGGAGGTCCGCGCCGAGGCGTCCAAGCACCACCAGAAGGTCACCGAACTCGCGGACGAGGCCCAGAAACACCACAACCAGATGATCGAGGCCTACCGCGAGGCCGACGACATCCGCGACGAAGCCGACGAGATGCACGAGAAGTTCGTGGATGCCCAGGAGGCGGCCGACCGCCACCACGAGGACTTCGTCCGCGTCCAGAAGCGCCTGCGCGAACTGGACAAGAAGGAAGAGGAAGCCGAGCGCGAGCAGCGCGAGGAGAAGGAAGAGGCCGCCCGCGAGGAAGCCGAGGAAATCTATCAGAAGTTCAAGGAAGGCGAGACGCTGGACACCGAGGACCTGATGAAGCTCCAGAAGACGGGGCTGCTCTGA
- a CDS encoding hydrolase — translation MFDEWRATAVGDTEERSVTVPGKPEAFARADGVTYVTHFDDPRDERDDVAVVELSGLYARATVDVTGERLDGDGAVDHDAYFEPLRLPFLPFEDNELSVTCHRPEDRFGGLHDTDAVPPEERVPGIWWGASLEAYPLPYIDRIRVRPELTDEGARLHVRTTVVSEDPIDERITYSLKPEGDLQTRGMMERGSVETSGPGKTTVEHTIDVRDPALWWPRDLGDQHRYRLRAKLGDHERSVTTGVCDIARDGSQFVVNGQELPVRGVNLATADPDDVDRALDLNANLVRAPAHVLPPAFYEACDEAGLLVWQGLPLTGPGRFDADRGAALAETLADAYSTHPSLAAFGVHDEPTDAFADAVGDGFLDSLRLRWRAWRTSYDRGPAERVAEAFPDYRPAVPVVGGPGVDHDAAAYYPGWDYGTADSLDGLLSRYPTDLLAAFGAGSLGADVDAAAGFDAGKHAAHADGGIEASQAYQRDVVRTVAEGARRRGLGAVASVLRDTDGAGMGVYAVDGTPKAARDALATAFEPVQAFLADTSGGGTEAVVVNDAPAPLSATLRWDAGDDAGETDVTVDAADRWRGTLDVPADADAVTLTVEADGGTVENRYEL, via the coding sequence ATGTTCGACGAGTGGCGTGCGACGGCGGTCGGGGACACCGAGGAGCGGTCCGTGACGGTCCCGGGCAAGCCCGAGGCGTTCGCGAGGGCCGACGGGGTGACCTACGTGACCCACTTCGACGACCCCCGCGACGAGCGCGACGACGTCGCCGTCGTGGAACTGTCGGGGCTGTACGCGCGTGCGACGGTCGACGTGACCGGCGAACGCCTCGACGGCGACGGGGCCGTCGACCACGACGCCTACTTCGAGCCGCTTCGTCTCCCCTTCCTTCCCTTCGAGGACAACGAACTCTCCGTCACCTGCCACCGCCCGGAGGATCGCTTCGGCGGCCTCCACGACACCGACGCCGTCCCCCCCGAGGAGCGCGTGCCCGGCATCTGGTGGGGCGCGTCGCTGGAAGCCTACCCGCTGCCGTACATCGACCGCATCCGCGTCCGGCCGGAACTGACCGACGAGGGCGCGCGCCTGCACGTCCGCACGACCGTCGTCTCCGAGGACCCTATCGACGAGCGCATCACCTACTCCCTGAAGCCCGAGGGCGACCTGCAGACCCGCGGGATGATGGAACGGGGCAGCGTCGAGACCAGCGGGCCGGGCAAGACCACGGTCGAGCACACCATCGACGTGCGCGACCCGGCGCTGTGGTGGCCCCGCGACCTCGGCGACCAGCACCGCTACCGGCTCCGCGCGAAACTCGGCGACCACGAGCGCTCGGTCACCACCGGCGTCTGTGACATCGCCCGCGATGGCAGCCAGTTCGTCGTCAACGGGCAGGAACTGCCGGTCCGGGGCGTCAACCTCGCCACCGCCGACCCGGACGACGTCGACCGGGCGCTCGACCTCAACGCCAATCTCGTCCGCGCCCCCGCACACGTCCTTCCACCGGCGTTCTACGAGGCCTGCGACGAGGCCGGCCTGCTCGTCTGGCAGGGCCTCCCGCTGACCGGTCCCGGCCGCTTCGACGCCGACCGCGGGGCCGCGCTGGCGGAGACGCTGGCAGACGCCTACAGCACCCACCCGAGCCTGGCGGCCTTCGGCGTCCACGACGAGCCGACCGACGCCTTCGCGGACGCGGTCGGCGACGGCTTCCTCGACAGCCTGCGCCTGCGCTGGCGGGCCTGGCGGACGAGCTACGACCGCGGCCCCGCCGAGCGGGTCGCCGAGGCGTTCCCCGACTACCGCCCCGCCGTGCCGGTCGTCGGTGGCCCGGGCGTCGACCACGACGCCGCCGCGTACTATCCCGGCTGGGACTACGGCACCGCGGACAGCCTCGACGGCCTGCTCTCCCGGTACCCGACGGACCTGCTGGCCGCCTTCGGCGCGGGCTCGCTCGGTGCGGACGTCGACGCCGCGGCGGGGTTCGACGCCGGCAAGCACGCCGCCCACGCCGACGGCGGCATCGAGGCGTCGCAGGCCTACCAGCGCGACGTGGTCCGGACGGTCGCCGAGGGGGCGCGCCGGCGCGGGCTCGGTGCCGTCGCCAGCGTGCTCCGGGACACCGACGGCGCGGGGATGGGCGTCTACGCCGTCGACGGCACGCCGAAGGCGGCCCGGGACGCACTCGCGACGGCGTTCGAACCGGTCCAGGCGTTCCTCGCCGACACCTCCGGCGGCGGGACTGAGGCTGTCGTCGTCAACGACGCGCCGGCCCCGCTCTCGGCGACGCTGCGGTGGGACGCCGGCGACGACGCTGGGGAGACCGATGTGACCGTCGACGCGGCCGACCGCTGGCGGGGTACGCTCGACGTCCCGGCCGACGCCGACGCGGTGACGCTGACGGTGGAGGCCGACGGCGGGACGGTCGAGAACCGCTACGAACTGTAG
- a CDS encoding DUF7344 domain-containing protein, with amino-acid sequence MAQAQQPPGEASGSSVDGAEPDLSRDTTYKMLANQRRRYTIHYLQNRGGAVTLGALAEQVGAWEHDTEPDRLTSDERKTVYTALQQRHLPKLDEAGLVEFDKRAGTVAPTESLTDLDIYTEVVASGEFPWSQYYLGLSTTTVALLIAAWADVFPLVMLPDIAWGLFAAVSFTVSAIAHVVLTREMKLGASTDPPEVDE; translated from the coding sequence GTGGCACAAGCACAGCAGCCTCCCGGAGAGGCATCAGGCTCGTCAGTCGATGGGGCAGAGCCAGACCTCTCCCGGGACACGACGTACAAGATGCTCGCCAACCAGCGGCGGCGCTACACGATTCACTACCTCCAGAACCGCGGGGGCGCGGTCACGCTGGGCGCGCTCGCCGAGCAGGTCGGCGCGTGGGAACACGACACCGAGCCCGACCGGCTCACATCCGACGAGCGCAAGACCGTCTACACCGCGCTCCAGCAGCGCCACCTGCCGAAACTGGACGAGGCGGGGCTCGTCGAGTTCGACAAGCGCGCGGGCACGGTCGCGCCCACCGAGTCGCTGACGGACCTGGACATCTACACCGAGGTCGTCGCCAGCGGGGAGTTCCCCTGGAGCCAGTACTACCTCGGGCTGTCCACGACCACGGTGGCGCTGCTCATCGCCGCCTGGGCGGACGTCTTCCCGCTCGTGATGCTCCCCGACATCGCCTGGGGACTGTTCGCCGCCGTCTCGTTTACCGTCTCCGCGATTGCCCACGTCGTCCTGACCCGCGAGATGAAACTCGGGGCCTCGACGGACCCGCCGGAGGTGGACGAGTAG
- a CDS encoding antitoxin VapB family protein, translating into MPSKNITITEDAYDRLTALKREDESFSELVVRLTEGTDPMDFAGSCPGLGEHVDAAGEELDDDLETTQDELFG; encoded by the coding sequence GTGCCATCGAAGAACATCACCATCACCGAGGACGCCTACGACCGGCTGACGGCGCTCAAGCGCGAGGACGAGAGTTTCAGCGAGCTCGTCGTCCGCCTGACAGAGGGCACCGACCCGATGGACTTTGCGGGGTCGTGTCCAGGACTCGGCGAGCACGTCGACGCGGCGGGCGAGGAGTTGGACGACGACCTGGAGACCACGCAGGATGAACTGTTTGGATAG
- a CDS encoding diphthine--ammonia ligase, which produces MTSGAWVSLFSGGKDSSWALYQALERGLPVERLVTVHPDGDSYMYHVPATELAGLAAESVGIPLVDVHPDNFGADDVPDAGAQGDAELEPLEAALRDLAGNLDGGIAGLTAGAVESEYQTSRIEAMAERLDAELFAPLWQRDPETLAEEMLAAGFEITIIQVAAAGLDESWLGRTLDADALADLRALNEEYGVHILGEGGEFETLVTDGPHMSRPIELDYTTDWDGTRGTIVVEDAWLGE; this is translated from the coding sequence ATGACATCCGGCGCGTGGGTCAGCCTCTTCTCGGGCGGCAAGGACTCCTCGTGGGCGCTGTACCAGGCGCTCGAACGCGGCCTCCCCGTCGAGCGGCTGGTGACCGTCCACCCCGACGGCGACTCCTACATGTATCACGTCCCGGCGACGGAACTCGCCGGTCTCGCCGCCGAGAGCGTCGGTATCCCGCTGGTCGACGTCCACCCCGACAACTTCGGAGCGGACGACGTGCCCGACGCCGGCGCGCAGGGCGACGCCGAACTCGAACCGCTGGAGGCGGCGCTTCGGGACCTGGCCGGGAACCTCGACGGCGGCATCGCCGGCCTCACCGCCGGGGCCGTCGAGAGCGAGTACCAGACCTCGCGCATCGAGGCGATGGCCGAGCGCCTGGACGCCGAACTCTTCGCCCCGCTGTGGCAGCGCGACCCCGAGACGCTGGCCGAGGAAATGCTGGCGGCCGGCTTCGAGATAACCATCATCCAGGTGGCCGCGGCGGGCCTCGACGAGTCGTGGCTCGGCCGGACGCTCGACGCCGACGCGCTCGCGGACCTCCGTGCACTCAACGAGGAGTACGGCGTCCACATCCTCGGAGAGGGTGGCGAGTTCGAGACGCTGGTGACCGACGGTCCCCACATGAGCCGCCCCATCGAACTCGACTACACGACCGACTGGGACGGCACCCGCGGCACCATCGTCGTCGAAGACGCGTGGCTCGGTGAGTGA